The region TACACCGCTGCCAAACGGCCCCACGGCCACGCTGGGGTAGGCGTGGCCCTGCAGGCTGCTATGCAGGCTGGCGCGGAAGTAGCGCTCGATTTCTTCCTTGGGCGAAACATGGTGGAGGTTGCACATGATGGCTGGAGAATGTAGCGCTAAGCTGGGCCCAAGCGCTCAGCCCATGCCTGCCAAGTAGAAAGGTCTTCGATGTCTGAGTTGGTTTACCTGGCCGCGCCTAGCCTGGCCGATGTGGATGAAATGCTGGCCTTCGAGCAGGCGAATCGGGCCTTTTTCGAGTCCCGCATCAATGCCCGGCCGGCCAGCTATTACAGCCGCGAGGGTGTGGTGGCGGCCGTGATGACGGCGCAGCGTGAGGCGCTGGAGGATCAGGCCTACCAGTTCCTCTTGCGTGAGCAGGGTAGCGGCGCCTTGGTCGGGCGGGTCAATCTGAGCCAGATTCGGCGTGCCCACTTCCACGCCGCCAGCCTGGGCTACCGGGTAGGTGAGGGCCATCAGGGCCGCGGCTTCGCCAAGGCCGCCGTGCGCCTGGTCTTGGCCGAGGCCTTCGGCAAATTGGGCCTGGCCCGGGTGGAGGCCAGTGCCAGGCCTGACAACACCGGCTCACTGCGGGTGCTGCTGGGCCACGGCTTTGTGCAGTACGGCCACTCGCGCCGCAGCTTTGAGCTGGGTGGGGTTTGGCATGACTTGCTGCATTTCGAGCGCCATGCGGCGCCTGCAGACGATCTGCCCGACCGGGCTTAGAGCCGCAAGAACTCGCTCAGCTCGGGCAACAGTCCTTCGAAGTCAGCCGTCAGGCCGTGGTCCGAGCCGGGCAATAAGTGGATGCGGCAGTGAGCGTAGCGGGCCTGCATTTCGCGCCAGTCCAGCACCTCGTCGCCCTTGGCGATGACGGCCAGAAAGCGCGCCGGCGCACGTAGCTCACCGCCGTCCAAGGCCTGCAATTCGCCCATGAATTCGGGGCGCACGAAAAAGCGCTGCTGCGGGTCTTGCCAGCAAGTTTGTTCGCCGATGTAGCCGGCCAGATCGCGGGCCGGGTCCACCGCAGGGTTGAGTAGCACGGTGGGCACTGCCTCCCAGCCCGGCTGCTGGGCCATCGCCGTGGCGTAGAAACCGCCCAGCGAGCTGCCCATCAGCGCACTGCTGTGCAGCGGCCAGCCCTGCGTTAATTCCTGCATCAAGGCCATGGAATCGGCCGGTGAGGGCGGCAGCTGGGGGCAGGCGAAGTGCAAATCGGGGCGGTGCTGCGCCACCCATTGCGCCATGCGCATGGCCTTGGCCGAGCGGGGTGAGGAGCGGAAGCCGTGCAGATAGAGCAGATGCGAGCAGCGGGGGGCTGGCACTTGCTGCGAAGCTGCGGAAGGGGCCAAGTATTGGGGTGTTCCCGGATAAACATCGTTCATGCCCCGCAATGTAGGCAGGGCGTGCGCCGCGCTTGCGACAAAGCGTGGAATGGCCTGTGCGAACGGCGGTATTCGCGATTGACGCCGGGCGGGTGAGCGGGGACAGTTGCGGGCTTCGTGCCCTGGCGCCGGGCCTTGCGAGGTTTTGGCCGCCGGATGTGCATGCGATGATTGATTTGTCGGCCTGCGCAGCGTTTTGCTGGCGCGGGCTTTGTTTCAAAAAACGGTCCAAGGATGGTCTGAATGAGTTCTTCTGTTGATGCCAAAGACGCGCTGTTGCAGGCCCCGGCTCCGGTTTTTCGCCGCGCTGTGGGTTTGAGCGCCGTCGCCGCTGCCGTGGCTTTGCTGAGCGCTTGCGCAGGCACGCCTTCAGCGACCGCACCGGCCGCTGCCGCTGCGAACGCCGCACCTGCCGCGCCTACAGCCGCCGCAGCCAATGGCACGCCGGCCGCCAAGGCCTCTGCCGCTCCTGCCGCACCCGGTGCAGCTGCATCAGCCGCCGGCCAGCCGCCGCGCCCGCCCGCTGACCCCACCGCGCCCAAGCCTTTCGCCGATGTGATCAAGGAAGCCAAGTCGCAAGATGGCCTGTTCCCGATCTGGCGCAAGGATGAAAAAGTCTGGCTGGAAATCCCCAAGGACAAGATCGGCAAGCCCTTCATGTTCACCGCCAACGTGGCTAACGCCGTGGGTGAGCGCGGCCTCTACGCCAGCCAGATGGGTATGGACCAGCTGGTGGAATGGCGCCGCATCGGCAACCAGATCCAGCTGGTGGCCTTGAACACCGCCTTCCGCGCCGAAGGCGGCGGCAAGCTGGCCGTGCAACAAGCTTTCTCGCCCAGTTTGCTGGCGGCAGGCACGGTGGCCAGCGCCGAGCACCCCGAGCGTAAGTCGGTGCTGATCGACGCCGGCATGTTCCTGAACGATATTCCTGGCCTGTCGACCCGCCTGGAAATGGCCTACCGGCTGCCTTACTCGGCTGACCGCAGCAATTCCTACTTCGAAGCCACCCGCGCCGACGCCAAGCTCAGCACCCTGACGGCGCGCATGCACTTCTTCACCCCGCGCATCCCTGCGCCGCCGCTGGTGGCCCCGCCGGTGCCGGTGCCGACACCGCCGCAGGCAACACCTGACCCCCGCAGCATGTTCGTCAGCTTCGTCTACAGCTTCACGGCCCTGCCGGAAACTGCCATGGCGCCGCGCCTGACCGACCCGCGCCTGGGTCACTTCATGGAAAGCTTCACCGACCTGGGCAAGGACAGCAAGCCCAACCCGCGCGTGCACTACGTCAAGCGCTGGCGCCTGGAGAAGGCTGACCCGGCAGCCGCGCTGTCTGAGCCGGTCAAGCCCATCACCTACTGGATGGACAAGAATATTCCGCCCAAGTACCGCCCCGCCGTCGAGGCCGGCATCGTGGAGTGGAACAAGGCCTTCGAGAAGATCGGCTTCAAGAACGCCGTGGTGGCCAAGCAGCAGCCCGACGATGCTGATTGGGACAATATGGACGCCGACCACGCCTCGGTGCGCTGGTTTGTTGGCGCCGATGTGGGCTTCGCCATTGGCCCCAGCCATGCCGACCCACGCAGCGGCGAAATCATCGATGCCGACATTGGCATGAGCGACGTCTTTGCGCGCAGCGGCCGTGCCTTCATCAGTGAAGACCTGGGCCCCGGCATGTCGGCCGGTTTGAGCCAGGCCCCACTGAGCCTGGCCGCCAAGGCCGGCGGCGCGGACCATGCTTATTGCAATTACGCCCACGAAGCCGCTGTCGAGCTGGACTTCGCTCTGGATGTGCTGGAAGCGCGCGGCGAGATCGCGCCCGACAGCCCCGAGGCCGATGCCTTCATCTTCGCCCGCATCAAGGACACGATCATGCATGAGGTGGGCCACACCCTGGGCCTGAAGCACAACTTCAAAGCCTCCACCACCATCACGCAGGCGCAGCTCAAGGACAAGGCCTTCACCGAAGCCAACGGTATTTCCGGCTCGGTGATGGACTACAACGCCTACAACATCCCGCTGCAAGGCGAGGCGCCCACCACGATCAACAACACCCAGCTGGGTGCGTATGACTACTGGGCCATCGAGTACGCCTACAAGCCCATCGCAGTGGAGAACGAGGCGGCTGAGCTGGCCAAGATCGCAGCCCGCAGCACTGAGCCCGCGCTGGCGTATGCCGATGATGGTGATGCCGGCGGCTTTGGCCCCTACGACGGCATGGACCCGATGTCCAACCGCTTCGACCTCGGCGATGACCCCTTGGCTTACTACAAGAAGCGTCTGAAGCTGTCCAAGGAATTGTGGGCCCGCGTGCAAGACCGCAAGCCCGAAGCGGGCGATGACCCACTGCGTCAGCGCCGTGCCCTGGTCAGCGGCTTCAACCAGCTGTTCCGCTCTTCCGAGCTGGTGGGCAAGTATGTGGGCGGCATGTATGCCAACCGCGATCTGCCCGGCAGCACAGGCCGCGCCAGCTTCAAGCCGGTGGAGCCCGCCAAGCAGCGCGAGGCCTTGCAGTTCCTTGCCTCGGGTCTGTTCAGCGTGGACAGCTTCAAGTTCCGCCCTGAGTTCCTCAGCACCCTGACCATCGACTACAACGAGTGGGATCGTGGCGGCCCGCTGAATGTGCCGGCCGCTGTGGCCCGCGTACAGCTGGTGGCGCTGGACCGCTTGCTCAGCGGCAACACCGCGATGCGTTTGCTGGATCTGCCGTCCTATGTGCCTGAGAACCAGCGCAAGGGTTTGATCTCGCTCAGCGAGGTCTATGCCACGCTCAACAGCACGATCTGGAGCGAGCTCAAGAGCGGCACCGAGATCGACCGCCTGCGCCGCAATCTGCAGCGCGAGCATGTGAAGCGCTTGCAAGCCGTGCTGACCAAGGGCGGTGGCCCCGGCGTGCTGGCGGATGCCTACTCGCTGGCGCGTCTGCATGCGGTGCAACTGCAAGCTGACCTGAAGAACGCGCTGGCCAAGGGCGGCCATTCGGTTGAAACCCGCGCCCATCTGGCCGAAAGCCTGGACACCCTGTCCACCGTGCTGCGCGCCAATATGCAGCGGGTGTAAATCGCCTGGCTCGCAGCTGATGAAAGTCAGCTGCGGCACAAAAATGGCAAAGGCCGGCGCGCAAGCGTCGGCCTTTTTTATTGCCTGCAAGGCAGTCATGTGACAAGGCAGCGGGCCTTTGACTTAATTCGCTGGAACAATCCAGGCGCGGAAGTGATCTGAGTGAGGTTTGATGGCGATGGCGTACACCTTTGCGGCCGAAGACCGGGCGCTGATTTGCGGGTTCTTGTTCACGCCCCTGGGCCAGGGCCGGGCCATCGAACTGGGTGAGGCCCTGCAATGGCTGGCCAAGAGTCCTTCCGAGACTCCGGGAGAGTTCATCTGGCTGCACTTCAACCTGACCGACACGGCTTCCGCCAAATGGATGCAGTCCCATCTGGAGCTGCCGCCGGAATTCTTCGACGCGCTGCGCGAAGGCTCGCGTTCCACCCGCATTGAAGACGCGGCCGACAACCTGATCGCCGTCGTCAACGATGTGGCTTTCGAGTTTTCCTTTGACCCCTCCGAGATCGCCAGTCTGTGGGTCAACGTCAACCCCCGCGTGGCCGTCAGCGCTCGTGTGCATCCGCTGCGCTCCATTGACCGGCTGCGCCAGGCGGTGCGCGACGGAGCACTCTTCGGCTCTTCGGTCGCGCTGCTGAACCATCTGATGCAGGACCAGGGCGATGTGCTGGTGCGCATCGTGCGCGATGCCACTTTGCAAGTGGACCGGGTGGAGGACGCGTTGCTGCAAGGCCATCTGCAACAAAAGCGCGCCGATATGGGCAAGTTGCGCCGGGTGCTGGTGCGCTTGCAAAGGCTGTTGGCGCCCGAGCCCGGCGCCTTGTTCCGCCTGCTGCGCCAGCCGCCGCCCTGGGTCACGCCGCATGATCTGGACGAGCTGCGCCAAAGCACCGAGGAATTCAGCATCGTCATCCGCGACCTGGCTGCGCTGCAGGAACGCATCAAGCTCTTGCAAGAAGAAATGGCCGCGCAGGTGGGCGAACAAACCAATCGCAGCGTTTTCACCCTGACCGTGGTGACCGTGTTGGCCTTACCTATCAACATCATCGCCGGCATGCTGGGCATGAATGTGGGAGGCATCCCGCTGGCCGATCACCCTCACGGCTTTGCCATCATTGCCTTGATCATCCTGACCTTCACGGTGGTGGCGGGGTGGTTGGCGTTCAGGAATAGGGAGTAGGGGGATGGGCTTGAATGCCTGCGTGCAATACTTGGGACGCGATCCCTTGCAATTCAAACAAAGGAATTTGAGACATGCACAACAGCAGCCTGCTCCCTCACGCACTCAGCATCGAGTTTCCTGAATTGGCCGAGCGCATCAAGCTGCTCAAACAGGAAAATGCGCATTTCGCCAAGCTGCTTGAATCGCACGACGCGCTGGACAAGCAAATCAGCCAGGACGAACTTGGCGTCAAGGCGATTGAAGACAACGCTTTGCATGCGATGAAGCAGCAGCGGGCTCGGCTGAAGGATGAGCTGTATCAGTTGGCGAAGGGTTAAGTCCGGACTGGGGCACAAGGTCTCGGACGGGCGGCGATGCCCGAGGCTCTCTTTGGACAGGGTCTTTCGCTAGTGCTTGCCTTCGCTTGATCTACGGCCCTTCCGGGGCGAACTCCCGGTTGGGCTCGTGCAGCGGCATTCGCTCAGCCGCCAAACTTCGCCTTCAAGCCCGCCAGCAACTTCTCATGAATGCCGCCAAATCCGCCATTGCTCATGCACAGCAAATGGTCGCCGGGTTTGACAGCGTTCAGCACGGCGCTGACCAGAGCGTCAACGTCGGCGCCAACGTGGGCTTGGGTGCCCATGGGCGCTAGCGCCTCCTTGGCGTCCCAGGCCAGGCCTTGTTGGTTGCAAAAGCTCAGGTCGGCTTCTTCCAGCGCCCAGGGCAGCTGGGCCTTCATGGTGCCCAGCTTCATGGTGTTGGAGCGGGGCTCAAAAATGGCCAGGATGCGCTCGTCCGGTTTGATGCGGCGGCGCAGGCCGCCCACGGTCGTGCGCATGGCGGTGGGGTGGTGGGCAAAGTCGTCGTAGACCTTGACGCCGCCCACCTCGCCGCGCAGTTCCATGCGGCGGCGTACATTCTGGAATTCGGCCAGGGCGGCGGCGGATTGCTCAGGCGCCACGCCCACATGCTCGGCGGCGGCGATGGCTGCCAGGGCGTTGAGCTGGTTGTGCTCGCCGAACAGAGCCCACTCCACCCGCGCCACTTTGAGGCTGCCGCGCAGCACATCAAAGCTCTGTGGCTCACCGCGCGCGCGCAGCACGCCGGTCTCTTCCTTGCGGCCGCCGAAGCGCACCACCTCGCTCCAGCAGCCGCGCCCGAGCACGCGCTGCAGTGCATCCTCGCGGGCATTGACGACCAAGCGGCCATTGGCCGGCACGGTGCGCACCAGATGATGAAACTGGGTTTCGATGGCGCCGAGGTCGGCAAAGATGTCGGCGTGGTCGAACTCGAGGTTGTTCAATACGGCCGTGCGCGGGCGGTAGTGCACGAATTTGCTGCGCTTGTCGAAGAAGGCGGTGTCGTACTCATCCGCTTCAATCACAAAGGCCTTGCCACTGCCCAGCTTGGCGCTGACGCCGAAATTCTGCGGCACGCCGCCGACCAGAAAGCCGGGTTGCTGTCCGGCATGTTCAAGAATCCAGGCCAGCATGGAGGTGGTGGTGGTCTTGCCATGTGTGCCGGCCACGGCCAGCACATGGCGGCCTTGCAGCACATGCTGGGCCAGCCACTGCGGGCCGCTGGTGTAGGGCAGGCCGGCATCCAGAATCGCTTCCATCAACGGGAACTTCTCGCCGCGCGTGACCACATTGCCGATCACGAACATATCGGGCGCCAGGGCCAGCTGTTCGGCGCCAAAACCGCTGGTCAGCTCAATGCCCAGGGCTTGCAGCTGATCGCTCATGGGCGGGTAGACATTGGCGTCGCAGCCGGTGACGCGGTGGCCCGCCTCACGTGCCAGCGCGGCCAGGCCACCCATGAAAGTGCCGCAAATGCCGAGGATGTGGATGTGCATGGTCGTCGTCAATCTTCAGAAACGGGAGGGTGCTCGCTCAGGCAGCGAACCACAGACCGGCCAGGGGCAGGGCGGCGTCGAGCGAGTTCAGCACCAGACAGCGCGGCGCGGTCGCCGGGTCGGGGGATTTGAGGTCGGGCACCAGCACCACGCCGGCCCCAGCCGCCAACGCACCCTGGGCGCCGTAGCTGGAATCTTCAAACACCAGGGTCTGTTCGGGCG is a window of Paucibacter sp. KCTC 42545 DNA encoding:
- a CDS encoding GNAT family N-acetyltransferase, encoding MSELVYLAAPSLADVDEMLAFEQANRAFFESRINARPASYYSREGVVAAVMTAQREALEDQAYQFLLREQGSGALVGRVNLSQIRRAHFHAASLGYRVGEGHQGRGFAKAAVRLVLAEAFGKLGLARVEASARPDNTGSLRVLLGHGFVQYGHSRRSFELGGVWHDLLHFERHAAPADDLPDRA
- the mpl gene encoding UDP-N-acetylmuramate:L-alanyl-gamma-D-glutamyl-meso-diaminopimelate ligase yields the protein MHIHILGICGTFMGGLAALAREAGHRVTGCDANVYPPMSDQLQALGIELTSGFGAEQLALAPDMFVIGNVVTRGEKFPLMEAILDAGLPYTSGPQWLAQHVLQGRHVLAVAGTHGKTTTTSMLAWILEHAGQQPGFLVGGVPQNFGVSAKLGSGKAFVIEADEYDTAFFDKRSKFVHYRPRTAVLNNLEFDHADIFADLGAIETQFHHLVRTVPANGRLVVNAREDALQRVLGRGCWSEVVRFGGRKEETGVLRARGEPQSFDVLRGSLKVARVEWALFGEHNQLNALAAIAAAEHVGVAPEQSAAALAEFQNVRRRMELRGEVGGVKVYDDFAHHPTAMRTTVGGLRRRIKPDERILAIFEPRSNTMKLGTMKAQLPWALEEADLSFCNQQGLAWDAKEALAPMGTQAHVGADVDALVSAVLNAVKPGDHLLCMSNGGFGGIHEKLLAGLKAKFGG
- a CDS encoding zinc-dependent metalloprotease, which codes for MSSSVDAKDALLQAPAPVFRRAVGLSAVAAAVALLSACAGTPSATAPAAAAANAAPAAPTAAAANGTPAAKASAAPAAPGAAASAAGQPPRPPADPTAPKPFADVIKEAKSQDGLFPIWRKDEKVWLEIPKDKIGKPFMFTANVANAVGERGLYASQMGMDQLVEWRRIGNQIQLVALNTAFRAEGGGKLAVQQAFSPSLLAAGTVASAEHPERKSVLIDAGMFLNDIPGLSTRLEMAYRLPYSADRSNSYFEATRADAKLSTLTARMHFFTPRIPAPPLVAPPVPVPTPPQATPDPRSMFVSFVYSFTALPETAMAPRLTDPRLGHFMESFTDLGKDSKPNPRVHYVKRWRLEKADPAAALSEPVKPITYWMDKNIPPKYRPAVEAGIVEWNKAFEKIGFKNAVVAKQQPDDADWDNMDADHASVRWFVGADVGFAIGPSHADPRSGEIIDADIGMSDVFARSGRAFISEDLGPGMSAGLSQAPLSLAAKAGGADHAYCNYAHEAAVELDFALDVLEARGEIAPDSPEADAFIFARIKDTIMHEVGHTLGLKHNFKASTTITQAQLKDKAFTEANGISGSVMDYNAYNIPLQGEAPTTINNTQLGAYDYWAIEYAYKPIAVENEAAELAKIAARSTEPALAYADDGDAGGFGPYDGMDPMSNRFDLGDDPLAYYKKRLKLSKELWARVQDRKPEAGDDPLRQRRALVSGFNQLFRSSELVGKYVGGMYANRDLPGSTGRASFKPVEPAKQREALQFLASGLFSVDSFKFRPEFLSTLTIDYNEWDRGGPLNVPAAVARVQLVALDRLLSGNTAMRLLDLPSYVPENQRKGLISLSEVYATLNSTIWSELKSGTEIDRLRRNLQREHVKRLQAVLTKGGGPGVLADAYSLARLHAVQLQADLKNALAKGGHSVETRAHLAESLDTLSTVLRANMQRV
- a CDS encoding transporter, coding for MAYTFAAEDRALICGFLFTPLGQGRAIELGEALQWLAKSPSETPGEFIWLHFNLTDTASAKWMQSHLELPPEFFDALREGSRSTRIEDAADNLIAVVNDVAFEFSFDPSEIASLWVNVNPRVAVSARVHPLRSIDRLRQAVRDGALFGSSVALLNHLMQDQGDVLVRIVRDATLQVDRVEDALLQGHLQQKRADMGKLRRVLVRLQRLLAPEPGALFRLLRQPPPWVTPHDLDELRQSTEEFSIVIRDLAALQERIKLLQEEMAAQVGEQTNRSVFTLTVVTVLALPINIIAGMLGMNVGGIPLADHPHGFAIIALIILTFTVVAGWLAFRNRE
- a CDS encoding YdcH family protein; this encodes MHNSSLLPHALSIEFPELAERIKLLKQENAHFAKLLESHDALDKQISQDELGVKAIEDNALHAMKQQRARLKDELYQLAKG
- a CDS encoding YqiA/YcfP family alpha/beta fold hydrolase produces the protein MNDVYPGTPQYLAPSAASQQVPAPRCSHLLYLHGFRSSPRSAKAMRMAQWVAQHRPDLHFACPQLPPSPADSMALMQELTQGWPLHSSALMGSSLGGFYATAMAQQPGWEAVPTVLLNPAVDPARDLAGYIGEQTCWQDPQQRFFVRPEFMGELQALDGGELRAPARFLAVIAKGDEVLDWREMQARYAHCRIHLLPGSDHGLTADFEGLLPELSEFLRL